The following are encoded in a window of Haemorhous mexicanus isolate bHaeMex1 chromosome 7, bHaeMex1.pri, whole genome shotgun sequence genomic DNA:
- the LRIT2 gene encoding leucine-rich repeat, immunoglobulin-like domain and transmembrane domain-containing protein 2 produces the protein MDPVCHIFLLLLAFHKINPSVSSCITGCSCSQDSFGRSLLCMSALLRQIPANIPQDIRKIRIENSHLTELPRGSFENVSALEYLWLNFNNITVMHIKSLEYLPALKELRLQGNKLSSVPWTAFQDTPTLKILDLKHNRLDVLPEHALRYLPNLTYLDLSSNQLTIISRDVFYNWPVYQRSQSTEGPLEAISNAVLALHDNPWICDCRLRGFVQFIKSVGPPIILMNSYLTCSGPKFRTGKFFHEVELNSCTKPLTSALDTNLTVPAGLNITLTCFVQASPSPAVWWTYALKLLRAFNVSTEPISEDTVRSELLIPAARPADAGNYTCTAANFLGNTSVAINLRVVAPWASTTPRGWAPMEPGTHVEVRIAKQTVYGITLEWFAAAAAAAEPGETWYTLLVGRYDAAQKDTIYIGPGVNTYSVTDLLPATKYEVCVAVRNQAPRKGQCVVFVTGSDVSQMEQREKLIHIVVIVCAMVLAVPAGMYACTAEALPGCLARCPSACPRRRRGSPAQAAGSKESTLDSLPAGSEDGLCRPDGGARRPPDRPEPGKARPPHRNSADLY, from the exons ATGGACCCTGTCtgtcatatttttcttcttcttctggcCTTCCACAAGATAAACCCATCTGTTTCATCTTGCATCACAGGATGCTCTTGTTCTCAGGACAGCTTTGGAAG GAGTTTGCTCTGCATGTCTGCACTGCTGAGGCAGATCCCTGCAAACATCCCTCAGGACATCCGGAAAATTAGAATAGAAAATTCTCACCTAACAGAATTGCCTCGTGGGTCTTTTGAGAACGTTAGTGCCTTGGAGTATCTGTGGCTCAATTTTAACAACATCACAGTGATGCACATCAAGAGCCTGGAATATCTGCCAGCTCTGAAGGAGCTGCGCTTGCAAGGGAACAAATTAAGTTCGGTGCCATGGACAGCATTTCAAGACACCCCGACTCTGAAGATCTTGGATCTGAAGCACAACCGGCTGGATGTCCTTCCAGAACACGCGCTCCGCTATCTGCCCAACCTGACCTACTTAGATCTATCCTCCAATCAGCTTACCATCATATCCAGGGATGTCTTCTACAACTGGCCCGTGTACCAGAGAAGCCAGAGCACGGAGGGGCCGCTGGAAGCTATTTCCAACGCCGTGCTGGCCCTCCATGACAACCCCTGGATTTGCGACTGCCGCCTGCGGGGATTTGTCCAGTTTATCAAGTCTGTGGGCCCACCTATTATTCTGATGAATTCCTATTTAACTTGCTCAGGCCCAAAATTCAGGACAGGGAAGTTTTTTCACGAAGTGGAGCTTAACAGCTGCACGAAACCCCTGACCTCAGCCCTCGACACCAACCTGACAGTCCCGGCAGGGTTAAACATCACCCTGACCTGCTTTGTGCAagccagcccttccccagctgtctGGTGGACCTATGCACTCAAACTTTTAAGGGCATTTAATG TGTCCACGGAGCCCATCAGCGAGGACACCGTCCGCTCGGAGCTGCTGATCCCGGCCGCACGGCCAGCAGACGCCGGCAACTACACCTGCACAGCCGCAAACTTCTTGGGCAACACCTCGGTGGCCATCAACCTCCGCGTGGTGGCCCCGTGGGCGAGCACCACGCCCCGCGGCTGGGCCCCCATGGAGCCGGGCACTCACGTGGAGGTGCGCATCGCCAAGCAGACGGTCTACGGCATCACCCTGGAGTGGTtcgcggcggccgcggcggccgCGGAGCCGGGGGAGACCTGGTACACCCTCCTCGTGGGCCGCTACGACGCCGCCCAGAAGGACACCATCTACATCGGGCCCGGGGTCAACACGTACTCGGTGACCGACCTGCTGCCCGCCACCAAGTACGAGGTGTGCGTGGCCGTGCGCAACCAGGCTCCACGCAAGGGCCAGTGCGTGGTCTTCGTCACGGGCAGCGACGTCAGCCAGATGGAGCAGCGCGAGAAGCTCATCCACATCGTGGTCATCGTGTGCGCCATGGTGCTGGCCGTGCCGGCCGGCATGTACGCCTGCACGGCCGAGGCGCTGCCCGGCTGCCTGGCCCGCTGCCCCAGCGCctgcccgcgccgccgccgcgggagCCCGGCGCAGGCCGCGGGCAGCAAGGAGAGCACGCTGGACAGCCTGCCCGCCGGCAGCGAGGACGGGCTCTGCCGCCCCGACGGCGGCGCACGGCGGCCTCCGGACCGCCCGGAGCCCGGCAAGGCCCGGCCGCCCCACAGGAACAGCGCCGACCTCTACTAG